In Carya illinoinensis cultivar Pawnee chromosome 16, C.illinoinensisPawnee_v1, whole genome shotgun sequence, a single window of DNA contains:
- the LOC122299771 gene encoding uncharacterized protein LOC122299771 isoform X1, translated as MNRDIFLHIHSAVETHDDYFVQKRDASGRLGLSSLQKMIATIRMLTYGITTDLMDEYVRIGKSTAWLSMKKFVKAIVSIFGGEYLRSPTSNDIARLLEVGQRHGFPGMLGSIDCMHWKWKNCPSAWKGRAPPCNYTINGHEYTMEYYLADGIYPLWAILVKTIPAPHGKKKKHFAACQKSARKDVERAFGVL; from the exons ATGAATCgtgatatttttttacatatacatTCTGCAGTTGAGACTCATGATGATTATTTTGTCCAAAAGAGAGATGCCAGTGGTAGGCTTGGATTGTCTTCCCTTCAAAAGATGATCGCGACAATTAGGATGCTCACATATGGGATAACAACAGATCTTATGGATGAGTATGTAAGAATTGGAAAAAGCACTGCATGGTTGAGTATGAAGAAATTTGTAAAGGCGATCGTGTCAATCTTTGGGGGTGAGTACTTGAGGTCTCCAACCAGCAATGATATAGCGAGGTTACTAGAAGTTGGACAAAGGCATGGGTTTCCAGGAATGTTGGGtagcattgattgcatgcactGGAAATGGAAGAATTGTCCTAGTGCTTGGAAAG GTCGTGCTCCTCCATGCAACTATACTATCAATGGTCATGAATACACAATGGAATATTATCTTGCTGATGGCATATATCCTTTATGGGCAATATTAGTAAAAACAATTCCTGCTCCacatggaaaaaagaaaaaacattttgcTGCTTGCCAGAAGTCTGCAAGGAAAGATGTGGAACGTGCCTTCGGAGTACTCTAA
- the LOC122299771 gene encoding uncharacterized protein LOC122299771 isoform X2, with translation MIATIRMLTYGITTDLMDEYVRIGKSTAWLSMKKFVKAIVSIFGGEYLRSPTSNDIARLLEVGQRHGFPGMLGSIDCMHWKWKNCPSAWKGRAPPCNYTINGHEYTMEYYLADGIYPLWAILVKTIPAPHGKKKKHFAACQKSARKDVERAFGVL, from the exons ATGATCGCGACAATTAGGATGCTCACATATGGGATAACAACAGATCTTATGGATGAGTATGTAAGAATTGGAAAAAGCACTGCATGGTTGAGTATGAAGAAATTTGTAAAGGCGATCGTGTCAATCTTTGGGGGTGAGTACTTGAGGTCTCCAACCAGCAATGATATAGCGAGGTTACTAGAAGTTGGACAAAGGCATGGGTTTCCAGGAATGTTGGGtagcattgattgcatgcactGGAAATGGAAGAATTGTCCTAGTGCTTGGAAAG GTCGTGCTCCTCCATGCAACTATACTATCAATGGTCATGAATACACAATGGAATATTATCTTGCTGATGGCATATATCCTTTATGGGCAATATTAGTAAAAACAATTCCTGCTCCacatggaaaaaagaaaaaacattttgcTGCTTGCCAGAAGTCTGCAAGGAAAGATGTGGAACGTGCCTTCGGAGTACTCTAA